In a single window of the uncultured Dysgonomonas sp. genome:
- a CDS encoding toprim domain-containing protein yields the protein MDIRELNKISIKAYLANKGIHPVKDRGYYGMYHSPFREDKDASMKVDYNKNLWIDFGSNEGGTMIDLVMRINNCPFTQAINELKKYSLTSVNQHVNTTVRQQNSFSFHGINILNVGSLSNSALIDYLKERSINIDIAKQHCREIHYSANNKEYFAIGFENNSNGYELRNKYFKGCTSKDITIHRSEDKEACLVFEGFIDYLSFLTLKNIQTAKQNVIVLNSVGNLSKALKFTQSYPKIYIYLDNDEAGRKATDEIRAVCKFVQDQSASYAKYKDLNDYLVATKQVKQLPKSQLPRKPLRGFRM from the coding sequence ATGGATATAAGAGAGTTAAATAAAATCTCAATAAAAGCCTATTTGGCAAACAAAGGAATACATCCAGTAAAGGACAGAGGCTATTACGGAATGTATCATTCCCCATTCAGGGAAGATAAAGATGCCAGTATGAAGGTAGATTATAATAAAAACCTTTGGATAGATTTCGGTAGTAACGAAGGCGGAACAATGATAGACCTTGTGATGCGGATAAATAATTGTCCGTTTACTCAGGCCATTAATGAGCTAAAAAAGTATAGCTTGACTTCAGTAAATCAGCACGTCAATACAACAGTACGTCAGCAAAATTCTTTTTCTTTTCATGGTATCAATATTTTAAATGTAGGTTCTTTATCTAATTCTGCCCTGATTGATTATCTAAAAGAACGAAGCATAAATATAGACATTGCCAAGCAGCATTGTCGAGAAATACACTATTCAGCTAATAACAAAGAATATTTTGCCATTGGTTTTGAAAATAATTCAAATGGTTATGAGCTACGCAATAAATATTTCAAAGGTTGCACCTCGAAAGATATTACTATCCATCGGTCGGAAGATAAAGAAGCCTGTTTGGTATTCGAAGGCTTTATTGACTACCTTTCTTTCCTGACCTTGAAAAATATCCAAACGGCAAAGCAAAATGTTATAGTCCTTAACTCAGTGGGCAATCTGTCCAAAGCGTTGAAGTTTACCCAATCTTATCCGAAAATATACATATATCTGGATAACGATGAAGCAGGAAGAAAAGCGACCGACGAAATTAGGGCAGTCTGTAAATTCGTACAGGATCAGTCTGCAAGCTATGCCAAATACAAAGACCTGAACGACTATTTGGTTGCAACGAAACAAGTGAAGCAACTCCCCAAATCGCAGCTACCCCGTAAACCTTTGCGAGGTTTCAG
- a CDS encoding primase-helicase family protein yields MKEEIEEKYLRVGTTLYKIVKRPLMSGDFIEERRVWNYDTLRQDHSKDFISQIEKFDGFCSVPGHVNYQRSIGKFLNQYDPVNYLPQSGECPVILNFLTHIFGEQIELGLDYLQLLYLKPLTRLPILLLVSKERNTGKTTFLNFLKAIFAGNMTFNTNEDFRSQFNSDWANKLIVAVDEVLLDRREDSERIKNLSTAISYKAEAKGKDRSEVEFFAKFILCSNNENNPIIIDQGETRYWVRKVNSLEKENNRILDLLKSEMPQFLYYLQHRELSTKSESRMWFRHELLVTDALRKIILYNRSKVEIEILNIVSEIMQIKELDKFRFCIGNIINMLALRQLKTEGGQIRKILQNKWELQPEAPTYYTAYYIAFDDEILEKKKTSRIYTISKELLDRLMLEC; encoded by the coding sequence ATGAAAGAAGAAATAGAAGAAAAATATCTTCGAGTCGGCACCACTCTCTATAAGATAGTCAAACGCCCGTTAATGAGCGGGGACTTTATAGAGGAACGCCGGGTCTGGAATTACGATACACTCCGCCAAGACCATTCTAAAGACTTTATTTCACAAATAGAAAAGTTCGATGGCTTTTGCTCCGTTCCCGGCCATGTCAATTATCAGCGAAGTATCGGTAAGTTTCTGAACCAATACGATCCGGTCAATTATTTACCCCAATCCGGAGAATGTCCCGTTATATTGAATTTCCTTACCCATATCTTTGGCGAACAGATAGAACTAGGGTTGGATTATCTCCAATTGCTTTACCTAAAACCTTTGACAAGGCTTCCAATCCTGTTATTGGTATCGAAGGAACGCAATACAGGAAAGACTACCTTCCTTAATTTCCTCAAAGCCATCTTTGCTGGGAATATGACTTTCAATACCAATGAAGATTTCCGTAGTCAATTTAATTCTGATTGGGCAAATAAATTGATTGTTGCTGTTGATGAAGTATTATTAGACCGCAGGGAAGATTCGGAACGGATAAAGAACCTGAGTACTGCAATCTCCTATAAAGCCGAAGCCAAAGGAAAAGACCGTAGCGAAGTGGAGTTCTTTGCCAAGTTTATCCTTTGCTCCAATAACGAAAACAATCCTATTATCATTGATCAGGGAGAAACACGCTATTGGGTGCGCAAGGTAAATTCATTGGAAAAAGAGAACAATCGGATATTAGACTTGCTTAAATCCGAGATGCCTCAATTCCTGTATTATTTGCAACATCGGGAACTATCAACAAAGAGCGAATCCCGAATGTGGTTCAGGCACGAATTACTTGTAACAGATGCATTACGGAAGATTATCCTGTATAACCGTAGCAAAGTAGAAATCGAAATACTGAATATCGTATCCGAAATAATGCAGATAAAGGAACTCGACAAATTTCGGTTTTGCATAGGAAACATAATTAATATGCTGGCATTAAGGCAACTAAAGACAGAAGGTGGGCAAATCCGGAAGATATTGCAAAACAAATGGGAGTTACAGCCGGAAGCTCCAACCTACTATACTGCCTACTACATAGCATTTGATGATGAAATCCTTGAAAAGAAAAAAACATCGAGGATATATACCATAAGTAAGGAACTGTTAGACAGATTAATGTTGGAATGTTAG
- a CDS encoding helix-turn-helix domain-containing protein, with protein MTNIIVAEEDKLRSIVQEEVSKLFSAKQEVKVEIDTLTLTKTLALLSEYGYPMSKAKLYKLTASGNIPCRKFGQKLVFSRKDILSWAESQTKPKDNSAEITLTLARSARRKR; from the coding sequence ATGACTAATATTATCGTAGCCGAAGAAGATAAACTTCGCAGTATTGTGCAAGAAGAAGTCTCCAAACTATTTTCTGCAAAGCAGGAGGTTAAAGTTGAAATTGATACGCTCACACTAACAAAGACTCTCGCCTTACTTAGTGAATACGGCTATCCCATGTCAAAAGCCAAATTGTATAAACTTACCGCATCAGGTAATATACCCTGCCGCAAGTTTGGGCAGAAACTGGTTTTCTCCCGGAAAGATATTCTTTCATGGGCTGAAAGTCAGACCAAGCCGAAAGATAATAGTGCGGAGATAACTTTAACACTTGCGCGTAGTGCAAGGCGTAAAAGGTAA